One region of Brachyhypopomus gauderio isolate BG-103 chromosome 9, BGAUD_0.2, whole genome shotgun sequence genomic DNA includes:
- the LOC143522384 gene encoding TOG array regulator of axonemal microtubules protein 1-like, with protein sequence MWLKRAGTSSFLQVLHLRSAVSRMAVVSLRELYSSLQKGMDQEVEATAKVLLHKAAESNAFIRQDVDTALDSMVQNCTPIRSMNALLAGGLCHLNAAVRKCAARHLATLVEKIGAERIIPAVSKLAQDSSQETRRLGRRMLLFLSSHHDFDKMVEKYIPAKDLATIRDTVHTLKSKTCS encoded by the exons atgtggctgaaacgagctggaacgtcgtctttcctgcaggtgctgcacctgcgctctgccgtgtcccgcatggcggtggtgtccttgagggagttgtactccagcctgcagaaagggatggaccaggaagtggaggctacagctaaggtcctcctccacaaagcagcggagtccaatgccttcatcaggcaggacgtggacacagctctggacagcatggtgcagaactgcacccccattcggagcatgaacgcccttctcgctggaggactctg tcatctgaatgctgcagtaagaaagtgtgctgctcggcacttggctactttggtagagaagattggtgcagagcgaattattcctgcagtctccaagttggcacaggactcttcccaagaaaccag gcgcttgggccggcgtatgctgctgttcctgtcctcccaccatgactttgataagatggtggaaaagtacatccctgccaaagacctggcaaccatcagggacactgtccacactctgaaatccaag acctgcagctga